A part of Streptomyces sp. NBC_01210 genomic DNA contains:
- a CDS encoding sulfite oxidase codes for MDGSIGDISAPGRIAEPDEGITIEELALAARNHGLPLEALRYDLTPAGLHYVLVHYDIPAADADAWKLTVGGRVRTPLTLDMRTLLSFPAVTQRVTMECAGNGRARLSPRPVSQPWLVEAVGTAEWTGVPLRTLLAEAGVEADAVEAVFTGADHGVERGIEQDYQRSLPLPMATGRDPEVLVAYEMNGRPLPPQHGHPLRLIVPGWYGMAHVKWLRDIALTDVPFTGFQQAVAYRYRQSPEDPGEPVTRIAPRALMIPPGFPDFMSRTRVVRPGRVRLEGRAWSGRAPVTTVEVSTDDGRSWSDAELAPPDGHGWAWRHWQASWTATPGSHVLSVRATDAEGHSQPLSQPWNRGGFANNLVQRISVLCAPGA; via the coding sequence ATGGACGGAAGCATCGGTGACATCAGCGCACCGGGGCGCATCGCCGAACCCGACGAAGGCATCACCATCGAGGAACTGGCGCTCGCGGCCCGCAACCACGGGCTGCCGCTGGAGGCTTTGCGCTACGACCTCACCCCGGCCGGACTGCACTACGTACTGGTCCACTACGACATCCCCGCCGCCGATGCCGACGCGTGGAAGCTCACCGTCGGCGGCCGGGTGCGCACCCCGCTGACCCTGGACATGCGCACACTGCTGTCCTTTCCGGCCGTCACTCAGCGCGTGACGATGGAGTGCGCGGGCAACGGCCGGGCCCGGCTCTCACCACGGCCGGTGAGCCAGCCATGGCTGGTCGAGGCGGTGGGAACAGCCGAGTGGACCGGCGTGCCGCTGCGCACACTCCTCGCCGAGGCGGGGGTGGAGGCGGATGCCGTCGAGGCCGTGTTCACCGGAGCCGATCATGGCGTGGAGCGCGGCATCGAGCAGGACTATCAGCGCAGTCTCCCGTTGCCCATGGCCACGGGCCGCGATCCCGAGGTGCTGGTGGCGTACGAGATGAACGGCCGGCCCTTGCCGCCGCAACACGGCCATCCACTGCGGCTGATCGTCCCCGGGTGGTACGGCATGGCGCACGTGAAGTGGCTGCGCGACATCGCCCTCACCGACGTCCCGTTCACCGGATTCCAGCAGGCGGTGGCCTACCGCTACCGCCAGTCGCCCGAAGATCCCGGCGAGCCGGTCACGCGGATTGCTCCGCGTGCCCTCATGATCCCGCCCGGGTTCCCGGACTTCATGTCCCGCACCCGTGTCGTACGTCCTGGCCGGGTGCGACTGGAGGGCCGGGCGTGGTCCGGCCGTGCCCCGGTGACAACGGTCGAGGTGAGTACCGACGACGGGCGCTCCTGGAGCGATGCCGAGCTCGCCCCGCCGGACGGACATGGCTGGGCCTGGCGCCACTGGCAGGCGTCCTGGACCGCCACGCCGGGCAGCCATGTGCTGAGCGTGCGGGCCACTGACGCCGAGGGCCACAGCCAGCCGCTCAGCCAGCCGTGGAACCGCGGCGGGTTCGCGAACAACCTCGTCCAGCGGATTTCCGTGCTGTGCGCACCCGGGGCGTAG
- a CDS encoding ABC transporter permease, translating to MRATLRWAHADLRAHRGQSLFVVLASAGIIASLLLAVALFSYAANPWQRIFTQSKGAHVWLHTRVAADTDALSGLDGVAGVSGPYRTGRATLESRGVRASVSLRAAGTEPPQIARPLVTAGHWLNTQTAGVVLESSVARVLWAEPGDTLTVAGSDGTARTLRVAGVAEAAEPRYRPGGEPGIGWVLPGTLDAVAPHSTGQSVGLRLDDPADIDFTVQQAVTLLGADRVAQVTKWQQARAEAGSDDRLLGQLFAVFGLGALLAAALAASGAISARIRGQLRDISILKAIGFTPGQVVRGFLVQHLAFALLGVTLGTAAIALLGARIPGRIGDAAGVWQELPGHTAVMLGVPSGAVLLIATATGLAAWRAGRVPPVPVARAALPSAAPMTGLGRRALGMRVPPALVLGWRAAFPRRTRTLITVARLALPLLMITVALVAWSTLDMFRSRPAEMGVPAALTVRAEQPGSLTGQELDRALTAPPDVAAVHPGVEVAALVPGQTGTITLRGLGTARAPYPFTVVEGRTADGLDEAVAGQGLLDLLDVRVGDWVRMTVEGRPQILHIVGRSIEPEAGGRVISTTVDTLQERDPALRPDFHLLVLRPGADPRAVSSALAERAGGALEIRETANPADRLEPARGVIAALVGVLALIGFLELLTLISTGVRDRGRDLLALKAIGLTPRQISSAIVAAAGFTALVAAALGTGLGVLSGSWLVDTQGRSSGMGAGIAHVPPAVLLVSVVVGAVLGAVAAAAVPAARTARRRLADSLSETL from the coding sequence GTGCGGGCCACTCTGCGCTGGGCGCACGCCGATCTGAGGGCACACCGCGGACAGTCGCTCTTCGTCGTCCTGGCCAGCGCCGGGATCATCGCCTCGCTGCTGCTCGCCGTGGCCCTGTTCAGCTACGCCGCCAACCCCTGGCAGCGGATCTTCACCCAGTCCAAGGGCGCCCACGTCTGGCTGCACACCCGCGTCGCCGCGGACACGGACGCGCTGTCCGGGCTGGACGGTGTCGCCGGTGTCTCGGGGCCGTACCGCACCGGTCGGGCGACCCTGGAGTCCCGTGGCGTCAGGGCGAGCGTGTCCCTGCGCGCGGCCGGCACCGAGCCGCCGCAGATCGCCAGGCCGCTCGTCACCGCGGGCCACTGGCTCAATACACAGACAGCGGGCGTCGTGCTGGAGAGCTCGGTCGCGCGTGTGCTGTGGGCGGAGCCGGGCGACACCCTCACCGTCGCGGGATCGGACGGCACGGCCCGCACCCTCCGGGTGGCCGGTGTCGCCGAAGCCGCGGAACCCCGCTACCGACCGGGCGGCGAGCCCGGCATCGGCTGGGTGCTGCCGGGCACGCTCGACGCCGTGGCGCCACACAGCACCGGGCAGAGCGTCGGGCTGCGGCTGGACGATCCGGCCGATATCGACTTCACCGTCCAGCAGGCCGTCACCCTGCTCGGCGCCGACCGGGTCGCCCAGGTGACCAAGTGGCAGCAGGCGCGCGCCGAGGCCGGGAGCGACGACCGGCTTCTCGGGCAGCTGTTCGCCGTGTTCGGTCTTGGCGCGCTGCTGGCCGCCGCGCTCGCCGCATCCGGGGCGATCAGCGCCCGTATCCGCGGACAGCTGAGGGATATCTCGATCCTCAAAGCGATCGGGTTCACCCCGGGCCAGGTGGTACGCGGCTTCCTCGTCCAGCACCTCGCCTTCGCGCTGCTCGGGGTCACGCTGGGCACGGCGGCGATCGCCCTTCTGGGTGCCCGGATACCGGGCCGGATCGGGGATGCGGCCGGGGTGTGGCAGGAGCTGCCCGGGCACACCGCCGTGATGCTCGGCGTCCCGAGCGGCGCGGTGCTGCTGATCGCGACCGCCACAGGACTGGCCGCCTGGCGGGCCGGACGAGTACCGCCGGTACCCGTCGCCCGGGCGGCCCTGCCCTCGGCCGCACCGATGACCGGGCTGGGGCGCCGGGCACTGGGAATGCGGGTGCCGCCGGCGCTGGTGCTCGGCTGGCGGGCGGCCTTCCCCAGGCGGACTCGCACCCTGATCACGGTGGCCCGCCTTGCGCTGCCGCTGCTCATGATCACGGTTGCGCTGGTCGCCTGGTCCACTCTGGACATGTTCCGCAGCCGCCCCGCGGAGATGGGCGTGCCCGCAGCGCTGACCGTACGGGCCGAGCAGCCCGGCAGTCTGACCGGCCAGGAACTCGACCGCGCGCTGACCGCGCCGCCGGACGTCGCCGCGGTCCACCCCGGCGTGGAGGTCGCCGCCCTGGTACCCGGCCAGACCGGCACCATCACCCTGCGCGGGCTCGGCACCGCCCGCGCCCCCTATCCGTTCACCGTCGTCGAGGGGCGCACCGCCGATGGCCTCGACGAGGCGGTCGCCGGTCAAGGGCTGCTCGATCTGCTGGATGTACGGGTCGGCGACTGGGTGCGGATGACGGTGGAAGGACGGCCGCAGATTCTGCACATCGTCGGCCGCAGCATCGAACCGGAAGCCGGCGGCCGGGTGATCTCCACGACGGTCGACACGCTCCAGGAACGCGATCCCGCACTGCGGCCGGACTTCCACCTGCTCGTCCTGCGGCCCGGCGCGGATCCCCGGGCGGTGAGCAGCGCTCTCGCCGAGAGGGCCGGGGGCGCGCTGGAGATCCGCGAGACGGCCAATCCGGCGGACCGGCTGGAACCGGCGCGGGGCGTGATCGCGGCGCTGGTCGGGGTGCTGGCCCTGATCGGGTTCCTCGAGCTGCTGACACTGATCAGTACGGGGGTCCGTGACCGCGGCCGCGATCTGCTCGCGCTCAAAGCGATCGGTCTGACACCGCGGCAGATCAGCTCGGCGATCGTGGCGGCCGCCGGCTTCACGGCACTGGTGGCCGCCGCGCTGGGCACCGGGCTCGGGGTGCTGTCCGGCAGCTGGCTGGTGGACACCCAGGGTCGTTCCAGCGGTATGGGAGCCGGGATCGCCCATGTCCCGCCTGCCGTCCTGCTGGTGTCGGTGGTGGTCGGGGCAGTTCTGGGCGCGGTCGCGGCCGCGGCGGTACCGGCCGCCCGGACCGCGCGTCGGCGGCTGGCGGATTCGCTGTCCGAGACGCTCTGA
- a CDS encoding ABC transporter ATP-binding protein, translating into MSDDAAPAVLGESGPATGRGDTVPIVRAEGLTKTHRGEGSPVEAVRGVDLTVQPGEFVAVTGPSGAGKSTLLHLIGGLQRPDSGRLWLDGRRVDEYREARWAVLRRRSIGIVFQFFNLVSDLTVADNVELPALLAGASPRAARDSRAELLAELGLEGRERSMPGELSGGEQQRVALARALVNHPALLLADEPAGSLDSRGTREVLRLLSRFHQRGQTILLVTHDARMASAADRVISFFDGRIADDAALGAGRRGPGGGVSGVLELKE; encoded by the coding sequence ATGAGCGACGACGCCGCTCCTGCCGTGCTGGGCGAGTCCGGACCCGCAACCGGTCGGGGAGACACGGTGCCGATCGTGCGCGCCGAGGGCCTGACCAAGACCCATCGCGGCGAAGGGTCACCCGTGGAAGCCGTACGCGGAGTGGATCTCACCGTCCAGCCCGGGGAATTCGTCGCCGTCACCGGGCCCTCCGGCGCCGGCAAGTCCACACTGCTGCATCTGATCGGCGGACTCCAGCGGCCCGACAGCGGCCGTCTCTGGCTCGACGGCCGCCGGGTGGACGAGTATCGCGAGGCCCGCTGGGCGGTGCTGCGCCGCCGGAGCATCGGCATCGTGTTCCAGTTCTTCAACCTGGTCTCCGATCTCACCGTCGCCGACAACGTCGAACTGCCCGCGCTGCTCGCCGGCGCCTCACCCAGGGCAGCCCGGGACAGCCGGGCCGAACTGCTCGCCGAACTCGGCCTCGAAGGCAGGGAGCGGTCCATGCCGGGCGAGCTCTCCGGCGGCGAGCAGCAGCGCGTTGCCCTGGCCAGGGCGCTGGTGAACCATCCCGCGCTGCTGCTCGCCGATGAACCGGCCGGCAGTCTGGACAGCAGGGGCACCCGGGAAGTGCTCCGGCTGCTCTCCCGATTCCACCAGCGCGGACAGACCATCCTGCTGGTCACCCATGACGCCCGGATGGCCAGCGCTGCCGACCGGGTCATCAGCTTCTTCGACGGACGCATAGCCGACGACGCCGCGCTCGGGGCGGGGCGCCGCGGCCCGGGCGGCGGAGTCTCCGGCGTACTCGAACTGAAGGAGTGA
- a CDS encoding PadR family transcriptional regulator produces MRLPLLALLSRGPAHGYELKQDLEKLLGAAYPQPNVGQIYVTLGRLEKVGLIAGEDVEQSGRPNKRTYRLTDAGREAVLAWFDETTDEPRVRDEFFMKIALAPESGLADPVTLINKQRRQYLNTMRDLSKLAASEDRNNRVSQLLIEGAMLHLQADLDWLERCQEELE; encoded by the coding sequence GTGCGGCTGCCGCTCCTGGCACTCCTCTCCCGTGGCCCGGCGCACGGTTACGAGCTCAAGCAGGACCTTGAGAAGCTCCTGGGCGCCGCGTACCCTCAGCCGAACGTCGGCCAGATCTACGTCACCCTCGGGCGGCTGGAAAAGGTCGGTCTGATCGCCGGCGAGGACGTCGAGCAGTCGGGCAGGCCCAACAAGCGTACGTACCGGCTCACCGATGCCGGGCGTGAGGCCGTGCTCGCCTGGTTCGACGAGACCACGGACGAGCCGCGGGTAAGGGACGAGTTCTTCATGAAGATCGCCCTCGCCCCGGAGTCCGGGCTGGCCGACCCGGTCACCCTGATCAACAAACAGCGGCGGCAGTATCTGAACACCATGCGTGATCTGTCGAAGCTGGCCGCATCCGAGGACCGGAACAACAGGGTCTCCCAGCTACTGATCGAAGGCGCGATGCTGCATCTGCAGGCCGACCTCGACTGGCTGGAACGCTGTCAGGAGGAGCTGGAATGA
- a CDS encoding ABC transporter substrate-binding protein, producing the protein MRWMHAAGRGLLVVAVLLAGYAGFATQPGAGDPKGRGPMTLVTAGDLTDYLGPLLDDWNRSRPKEKVTLVELPDSADETRAQMISELRSGSDRFDVLNIDVAWTSEFAAAGMISPLRPGRFPLNTFLAPVVDTATFDGRLYAVPYVTNAGLLYYRKDILERAGERPPRTWAELARLARTIAPQYGMDGYAGQFLPYEGLTVNATEAVHSAGGSILRDDGALVTVDSAAARAGLEFLAGGVREGWISPKARGYKEEESRQAFQDGRLLFLRNWPYVYAMANAKGSKVAGKFGAVPLPGPSGPGTSVLGGSNLAVSSHSRHPESAADLIAYLTSERVQRQVLTKGSLPPVRASLYEDPALIRAYPYLPTLRQSVLAAEPRPKSPRYDQVSLAVQAVVQDVMALRQTPQQAVARLSRELGSISRKG; encoded by the coding sequence ATGCGGTGGATGCACGCCGCGGGTAGGGGGCTTCTGGTTGTCGCGGTGCTGCTCGCGGGTTACGCGGGCTTCGCCACCCAGCCCGGTGCCGGCGACCCCAAGGGCCGCGGCCCCATGACGCTGGTGACCGCGGGCGATCTCACCGACTATCTCGGTCCGCTGCTGGACGACTGGAATCGCAGCCGTCCGAAGGAGAAGGTCACGCTCGTCGAGCTGCCCGACTCGGCGGACGAGACCCGGGCCCAGATGATCAGCGAACTGCGGTCCGGCAGCGACCGGTTCGATGTACTGAACATCGATGTGGCCTGGACCTCCGAGTTCGCGGCGGCCGGCATGATCTCGCCGCTGCGGCCGGGCCGGTTCCCGCTGAACACCTTCCTGGCGCCCGTGGTGGACACCGCAACTTTCGACGGCCGCCTGTACGCGGTTCCGTATGTCACCAACGCCGGCTTGCTGTACTACCGCAAGGACATCCTGGAGCGGGCGGGCGAACGGCCGCCGCGCACCTGGGCGGAGCTGGCCCGGCTTGCCCGGACGATCGCTCCCCAGTACGGCATGGACGGCTACGCCGGTCAGTTCCTGCCGTACGAAGGACTGACGGTCAACGCCACCGAAGCCGTGCACTCGGCGGGCGGCTCGATCCTGCGGGACGACGGCGCGCTGGTGACCGTGGACTCGGCCGCGGCCCGTGCCGGACTCGAGTTCCTGGCGGGCGGAGTGCGGGAGGGCTGGATCTCCCCCAAGGCCCGCGGGTACAAGGAGGAGGAGTCCCGGCAGGCGTTCCAGGACGGCCGGCTGCTCTTCCTGCGGAACTGGCCCTATGTGTATGCGATGGCCAACGCCAAGGGGTCGAAGGTGGCCGGCAAGTTCGGCGCCGTGCCGCTGCCGGGACCGTCCGGGCCGGGCACCAGTGTGCTGGGCGGCTCCAATCTCGCGGTCAGCAGCCACTCCCGGCATCCGGAGTCGGCCGCCGATCTGATCGCCTATCTCACCAGCGAGCGCGTCCAGCGGCAGGTGCTCACCAAGGGCTCGCTGCCGCCGGTGCGCGCCTCGTTGTACGAGGACCCGGCTCTGATCCGGGCCTACCCGTATCTGCCGACGCTTCGGCAGAGCGTGCTGGCGGCCGAGCCGCGCCCCAAGAGCCCCCGGTACGACCAGGTGAGTCTCGCCGTGCAGGCCGTCGTACAGGACGTCATGGCGCTGCGGCAGACGCCGCAGCAGGCCGTGGCCCGGCTGTCCCGCGAGCTGGGATCGATCTCCCGCAAGGGCTGA
- a CDS encoding glycoside hydrolase family 13 protein → MFTALPAALGQPSRTTTAPAWWRDAVIYQVYVRSFLDSTGDGIGDLAGVRAGLPYLRKLGVDGIWLSPFYPSPQHDHGYDVADYRDVDPVYGDLAEFDLLMADARRLGLKLLLDIVPNHCSSEHPWFGEALAAGPGSAARTRFHFADGRGPDGAEPPNNWRAMFGGPAWSRITEADGTPGQWYLHLFTPQQPDLNWRNPEVGDSFEQVLRFWLDRGVDGFRIDVAAGLFKHPELPDSADPAADERSRDSVNPLAWNQPEVHEVWRRWRSVCEEYTARDGNERLLVGEVSVPTAREHAEYVRPDELHQAFFFDLLSAPWDADAFRTTITEAIRDIAGTGSTVTWVLNNHDQVRTVTRYAGEPGVEASGLGAARARAAALLMLALPGAAYVYQGEELGLPEVLDLPDDVLTDPIFHRTGSRKRIRDGCRVPLPWSGHASPFGFSQGAAGARPWLPQPEWFAEHATDRALADTRSFWHLYREGLQLRRSLPQLGEGSLRWLESPPQVLAMVRGDGLICAVNFGTEPVAAPVAGTPLLSSGPCPDGVLPGATAAWWTGDCPTP, encoded by the coding sequence ATGTTCACAGCTCTTCCGGCCGCCCTCGGCCAGCCCTCCCGCACCACCACCGCCCCCGCCTGGTGGCGCGACGCGGTGATCTACCAGGTCTACGTCCGCAGCTTCCTCGACAGCACCGGGGACGGCATCGGTGACCTGGCCGGCGTACGGGCCGGGCTTCCGTACTTGAGGAAGCTCGGTGTCGACGGCATCTGGCTCAGCCCGTTCTATCCGTCGCCCCAGCACGACCACGGCTATGACGTCGCCGACTACCGCGATGTCGACCCCGTCTACGGCGACCTGGCCGAATTCGACCTGCTGATGGCCGACGCCCGCCGACTGGGGCTCAAGCTGCTGCTCGACATCGTCCCCAACCACTGCTCCAGCGAGCACCCGTGGTTCGGTGAGGCGCTCGCCGCCGGTCCCGGCAGCGCCGCCCGCACCCGGTTCCACTTCGCCGACGGCCGCGGCCCGGACGGCGCGGAGCCGCCCAACAACTGGCGGGCGATGTTCGGCGGCCCCGCCTGGAGCCGGATCACCGAAGCCGACGGCACCCCCGGGCAGTGGTATCTGCACCTGTTCACTCCGCAGCAGCCCGACCTGAACTGGCGCAACCCCGAGGTCGGCGACTCCTTCGAGCAGGTGCTCCGCTTCTGGCTGGACCGGGGCGTGGACGGCTTCCGTATCGATGTCGCCGCCGGCCTCTTCAAGCACCCGGAGCTGCCCGACTCGGCCGACCCCGCCGCCGACGAGCGCTCCCGGGACTCGGTGAACCCGCTGGCCTGGAACCAGCCCGAGGTCCACGAGGTGTGGCGGCGCTGGCGCTCGGTCTGCGAGGAGTACACGGCGCGGGACGGCAACGAGCGGCTGCTGGTCGGCGAGGTCTCCGTACCGACCGCGCGCGAACACGCGGAGTATGTACGGCCCGACGAGCTGCACCAGGCCTTTTTCTTCGATCTGCTCAGCGCCCCCTGGGATGCCGACGCCTTCCGGACCACCATCACGGAGGCGATACGCGACATCGCGGGAACCGGCTCCACCGTCACCTGGGTGCTCAACAACCACGACCAGGTCCGCACGGTCACCCGTTACGCGGGTGAGCCCGGCGTGGAGGCCAGTGGGCTGGGTGCGGCTCGTGCCCGCGCCGCCGCACTGCTGATGCTGGCGCTGCCCGGTGCCGCGTACGTCTATCAGGGCGAGGAGCTCGGCCTCCCGGAGGTCCTGGACCTGCCGGACGATGTGCTCACCGACCCCATCTTCCACCGCACGGGCAGCCGTAAGCGCATCAGGGACGGCTGCCGGGTACCGCTGCCGTGGTCAGGTCACGCCTCCCCGTTCGGCTTCAGCCAGGGCGCGGCCGGAGCCAGGCCCTGGCTGCCACAGCCCGAGTGGTTCGCCGAACACGCCACCGACCGGGCGCTGGCCGACACCCGCTCCTTCTGGCACCTCTACCGCGAAGGGCTCCAGCTCCGTCGCAGTCTTCCCCAGCTGGGCGAGGGCAGCCTGCGCTGGCTGGAGTCGCCGCCACAGGTCCTCGCCATGGTCCGGGGCGACGGCCTGATCTGCGCGGTCAACTTCGGCACCGAACCCGTCGCCGCGCCGGTCGCCGGTACTCCTCTCCTCTCCAGCGGCCCCTGCCCGGACGGTGTGCTCCCCGGAGCGACCGCCGCGTGGTGGACGGGCGACTGCCCCACCCCCTGA
- a CDS encoding ABC transporter substrate-binding protein, which produces MRRLSTNRRTAAAASTALALALGATACGGSTGPASGKELSGQTVTVAGVWTGSEQKNFRKVLDAFTEQTGAKTVFVPTGDNVSTFVGSKIEGGNAPDVAMVPQVGVLQQFAKEGWLAPLSQKTATTAGANLAEVWKNYGTVNKTYYGLYFKAAHKSTVWYSPSAFEQAGVTEPKSYPDMLKAGRTLADSGLPGFSVAGEDGWTLTDWFENIYLSQAGPAKYDQLAAHSLPWTDASVVKALTTLGEVFKDKQLVAGGSAGALRTDFPGSIEQVFGPEPKAGMVYEGDFVGGMAKDNFGRKLGEDAKFFPFPGVDSGKAPVVSGGDAAVVLKDGKNQKGAQRLLEFLATPEAAAVWAGAGGFVSPNKDVKPASYADDTTRATAKSLVEAGDSVRFDMSDQAPAAFGGTKGVGEWKLLQDFLRDPSDPKGTAAKLEAAAAKAYRN; this is translated from the coding sequence ATGCGACGACTCTCAACGAACCGGCGGACAGCTGCGGCCGCCTCCACGGCACTCGCCCTCGCCCTCGGTGCGACGGCCTGCGGCGGCTCGACCGGCCCGGCGAGCGGCAAGGAGCTCAGCGGCCAGACCGTGACCGTGGCCGGTGTCTGGACCGGCAGCGAGCAGAAGAACTTCCGCAAGGTGCTGGACGCGTTCACCGAACAGACCGGCGCCAAGACGGTCTTCGTGCCCACCGGTGACAATGTCTCCACCTTCGTCGGCAGCAAGATCGAGGGCGGCAACGCCCCGGACGTGGCCATGGTGCCTCAGGTCGGCGTACTCCAGCAGTTCGCCAAGGAGGGCTGGCTCGCACCCCTGTCGCAGAAGACCGCGACGACCGCCGGCGCCAACCTCGCCGAGGTGTGGAAGAACTACGGCACCGTCAACAAGACCTACTACGGCCTCTACTTCAAGGCGGCCCACAAGTCGACCGTCTGGTACAGCCCGAGCGCGTTCGAGCAGGCCGGAGTCACGGAGCCCAAGAGCTACCCGGACATGCTCAAGGCGGGCCGTACGCTCGCCGACTCGGGACTCCCGGGCTTCTCCGTCGCCGGTGAGGACGGCTGGACCCTCACCGACTGGTTCGAGAACATCTACCTCTCGCAGGCGGGCCCTGCGAAGTACGACCAGCTGGCCGCCCACAGTCTGCCGTGGACCGACGCCAGCGTGGTCAAGGCACTCACCACGCTCGGCGAGGTCTTCAAGGACAAGCAGCTCGTCGCGGGCGGCTCCGCAGGAGCGCTGCGCACCGACTTCCCGGGCTCGATCGAGCAGGTCTTCGGACCCGAGCCCAAGGCCGGCATGGTCTACGAGGGCGACTTCGTCGGCGGTATGGCCAAGGACAACTTCGGCCGCAAGCTCGGCGAGGACGCCAAGTTCTTCCCCTTCCCCGGGGTCGACAGCGGCAAAGCACCGGTGGTGAGCGGCGGCGACGCAGCCGTGGTGCTCAAGGACGGCAAGAACCAGAAGGGGGCGCAGCGGCTGCTGGAGTTCCTGGCCACTCCGGAAGCGGCTGCGGTCTGGGCCGGCGCGGGCGGCTTCGTCTCCCCCAACAAGGACGTGAAGCCCGCCTCGTACGCCGACGACACCACCCGTGCCACGGCCAAGTCACTGGTCGAGGCAGGTGACTCGGTCCGCTTCGACATGTCCGACCAGGCTCCGGCCGCATTCGGCGGAACCAAGGGTGTGGGCGAGTGGAAGCTCCTCCAGGACTTCCTGCGCGACCCCTCGGACCCGAAGGGCACCGCGGCCAAGCTCGAAGCCGCGGCCGCCAAGGCGTACCGGAACTGA